From a single Drosophila sulfurigaster albostrigata strain 15112-1811.04 chromosome 3, ASM2355843v2, whole genome shotgun sequence genomic region:
- the LOC133843308 gene encoding LOW QUALITY PROTEIN: homeobox protein araucan (The sequence of the model RefSeq protein was modified relative to this genomic sequence to represent the inferred CDS: deleted 1 base in 1 codon) has product MAAYTQFGYGGFPSASQLLPPNATQTPEEVNASSLVMTNVPALSPTGGADCQTSQQQPGGGGSAGSAGAAAAPGDASTGALSPDALSQNSNAGPGSVVAGGDALPGGGGGGPGSLDSNAVGTTPTTGSSCCENGRPIMTDPVSGQTVCSCQYDTARLALSSYSRLPAASVGVYGSPYPSTDQNPYQSIGVDSSAFYSPLSNPYGLKDSAAGTEMGAWTSAGLQPTTGYYSYDPMSAYGYGASYDLAARRKNATRESTATLKAWLNEHKKNPYPTKGEKIMLAIITKMTLTQVSTWFANARRRLKKENKMTWEPKNRTDDDDDALVSDDEKEKDDLESSKDGSLAKDVVKDEEELIDEDQKNVGQANILRAGFGYPSAGYHGGAGSGHPAAYHPYHHHHHPHHQHPAYYQPQQAVLPAAFHGGEMGGKHGNGSGSGSGSGSGSGSNNEHSDPKNQLGRDCGVPIPATKPKIWSLADTVACKTPPPACMGQGQLMPSHQQQQQQQLLLMQQQQQQRAQLQPQSQQENHSMHHQQQQQPQQDQQQQPLFNGAPYVRAHTTAYGGFLGATTQQLHTTSSPSSGSYNNNSQQQQQHPINNISNNNTSSSSNSSNSSNGTHTPTMPITAANPANPLGGLGLGLGLVQRQQQQLQQQQQLPQSTASQQRAMAMGFPEAQPDTPPQTPPNMKVLNGALSLLPTASQIPMTATCRSSNQYQAPGCNYPMNFSTRLSEYDYPSHMNRDDYSSSSSSSSSSPHLQQRNEHHFKPLFKR; this is encoded by the exons ATGGCTGCTTACACACAATTCGGATACGGCGGTTTCCCGTCGGCATCGCAG ctgctgccgccgaaTGCGACGCAGACACCTGAAGAAGTGAATGCATCTTCATTGGTGATGACAAACGTGCCCGCCTTGAGCCCCACGGGTGGTGCCGACTGCCAGACGAGCCAACAGCAGCCTGGCGGAGGAGGGAGCGCGGGATCAGCGGGTGCTGCAGCAGCGCCTGGAGATGCCTCCACAGGCGCCTTGAGTCCCGACGCCCTTTCGCAGAACTCGAATGCTGGACCAGGTTCTGTGGTGGCTGGAGGAGATGCCCTGCCCGGTGGTGGAGGCGGTGGACCTGGCTCCCTGGACAGCAACGCTGTGGGCACGACGCCTACAACGGGCAGCTCCTGCTGCGAGAACGGACGTCCCATCATGACCGATCCGGTGTCGGGGCAAACGGTCTGCTCCTGTCAATACGATACGGCGCGTCTGGCGCTCTCCAGCTACTCGAGGCTGCCGGCGGCCAGCGTTGGGGTCTATGGCTCGCCATATCCATCGACGGATCAGAATCCATACCAGAGCATTGGCGTGGACAGCTCTGCCTTCTACTCGCCGCTG AGCAATCCGTATGGCTTGAAGGATTCGGCGGCTGGCACTGAGATGGGCGCTTGGACTTCGGCGGGATTGCAGCCCACAACTGGCTACTATTCATATGATCCGATGTCCGCCTATGG CTATGGTGCCAGCTATGACTTGGCTGCTCGTCGCAAAAATGCAACGCGTGAATCGACAGCAACTCTCAAAGCGTGGCTCAATGAACACAAGAAGAATCCCTATCCCACCAAAGGTGAGAAAATCATGCTGGCCATCATCACAAAGATGACATTGACCCAGGTCTCGACTTGGTTCGCAAATGCGCGACGGCGTTTGAAGAAGGAGAACAAAATGACGTGGGAGCCAAAGAATCGCAcagatgacgatgatgatgcctTGGTGTCGGACGATGAGAAAGAGAAGGATGATCTGGAGTCCAGCAAAGATGGCAGCTTGGCTAAAG ATGTGGTCAAAGATGAGGAGGAGCTCATCGATGAGGACCAAAAGAACGTGGGCCAAGCGAATATATTGCGTGCTGGCTTCGGTTATCCATCGGCTGGTTATCACGGTGGTGCGGGCAGCGGCCATCCGGCGGCTTACCATCCctaccatcatcatcatcatccgcaTCATCAGCATCCCGCATATTATCAGCCGCAACAGGCTGTGCTGCCAGCTGCCTTCCACGGCGGAGAAATGGGTGGGAAGCATGGCAATGGCAGTGgaagcggcagcggcagcggaaGTGGAAGTGGGAGCAACAATGAGCATAGCGATCCAAAAAACCAGCTAGGCCGGGACTGTGGTGTGCCGATTCCAGCTACGAAGCCCAAAATCTGGAGCTTGGCCGACACAGTTGCCTGCAAGACGCCACCGCCAGCCTGCATGGGCCAAGGGCAATTGATGCCAtcgcatcagcagcagcagcagcagcaactgttgctgatgcaacagcagcagcagcagcgggcaCAGCTGCAGCCACAGTCCCAACAGGAGAACCACAGCAtgcaccatcagcagcagcagcaaccacaacaggaccaacagcagcaaccgttGTTCAATGGAGCTCCTTACGTGAGGGCGCATACCACAGCCTAC GGGGGTTTTCTAGGGGCTACGACACAGCAGCTCCATACTACGAGCAGTCCGAGCAGtggcagctacaacaacaacagtcagcagcagcagcagcatccaatcaacaacatcagcaacaacaacaccagcagcagcagcaacagcagcaacagttccAACGGCACGCATACGCCTACCATGCCTATTACGGCAGCAAACCCGGCAAATCCCCTGGGGGGCTTGGGCTTGGGCCTGGGTTTGGtgcagcgtcagcagcagcagctacagcagcagcagcagctgcctcaATCAACAGCGAGTCAACAGCGGGCGATGGCGATGGGGTTTCCCGAAGCCCAACCCGATACTCCACCCCAAACTCCGCCGAATATGAAGGTCTTGAACGGAGCTTTGAGTCTGCTGCCTACCGCTTCTCAAATCCCTATGACCGCTACCTGTCGCAGCAGTAATCAATATCAAGCACCCGGCTGCAATTATCCAATGAATTTCTCCACTCGCCTCAGTGAATACGATTATCCGTCGCATATGAATCGCGATGATTACAgcagctccagcagcagcagctcttcGTCACCGCATCTGCAACAGCGCAATGAGCATCACTTTAAGCCACTCTTCAAGAGGTGA